The Methylomicrobium lacus LW14 genome window below encodes:
- a CDS encoding DUF2760 domain-containing protein has protein sequence MNMQYAIDLSLRPTTFDLWHVCLAGTAAVLALILICVLLSMLIGMSRCRKKHAAAAVAPVVAPVAAPAPEPVVKIVEKIVEVEKIVPGPAPEPVILKESTPDAALQLLGLLQQQARFIDFIKEDLSAFSDADIGVAARVVHEGCNKVINEHFTLATVRSEQEGGKVTLQKGFDAASVRLTGKVTGEAPFTGTLVHKGWQVTQIRLPKLTQGYNAAIVAPAEVEL, from the coding sequence ATGAATATGCAATATGCAATCGATTTGTCCCTGCGACCGACCACCTTTGACCTCTGGCACGTTTGCCTGGCCGGCACCGCCGCGGTATTGGCGCTGATCCTGATCTGCGTGCTGTTGTCGATGTTGATCGGCATGTCCAGATGCCGGAAGAAGCATGCCGCCGCAGCCGTGGCTCCTGTCGTTGCGCCTGTCGCAGCGCCGGCTCCGGAACCTGTCGTCAAGATCGTCGAGAAAATCGTCGAAGTCGAAAAGATCGTGCCCGGCCCCGCGCCGGAACCGGTGATTCTGAAAGAATCGACCCCGGATGCCGCGCTGCAATTGCTGGGCCTTCTGCAGCAACAGGCGCGCTTCATCGACTTCATCAAGGAAGACCTCTCCGCTTTCAGCGATGCGGATATCGGCGTCGCGGCGCGCGTCGTGCACGAAGGCTGCAACAAGGTGATCAACGAGCACTTTACCCTGGCCACCGTGCGCAGCGAACAGGAAGGCGGCAAGGTCACGCTGCAAAAAGGCTTCGATGCGGCAAGCGTGCGGCTGACCGGCAAGGTGACCGGCGAAGCGCCGTTTACCGGCACGCTGGTGCATAAAGGCTGGCAGGTCACGCAAATCCGGCTGCCGAAACTGACGCAAGGCTATAACGCGGCGATCGTCGCCCCGGCAGAGGTGGAATTATGA